GGTCAGTTAAGTGgaactatttttttaatgtaattggcACTGAGTTTTAATTTATCTCTATCTCACTGAGAGACATTTATGCATATTATCAAACCAGTGTTTCTTACTGGCTTATGTATGGGGGAACCAGCAGCAGCTTTCAAACCCTGAAACATTTCTCCTAAGTTTGGGACAAAATGAGCAGCTACAATGGTCTGTGTAAGGCAGATGCAGGTTTCATGTTTCAGCTCCTCCTCACATTCCAGGCCTGCTGAGACTTCCCTCAAAATTCTCCAAAATGGAGCCTCTCACAACTTATCCTTTAAAATATTCAGTGCCCAAAGCCAGGGTGTTTGCTGTTTTCCTGTCGATGGTTTTGTGTACAGTAATGCTCTGTCTGTTGCAGCTCAAATTCTTAAAACCTAAAATCAAAG
The DNA window shown above is from Mauremys mutica isolate MM-2020 ecotype Southern chromosome 6, ASM2049712v1, whole genome shotgun sequence and carries:
- the GPX8 gene encoding probable glutathione peroxidase 8 isoform X2 codes for the protein MEPLTTYPLKYSVPKARVFAVFLSMVLCTVMLCLLQLKFLKPKIKDFYSFEVKDSRGRTVSLEKYRGKILQRKSLGGISGSISSTQKVNL